The proteins below come from a single Mycobacterium parmense genomic window:
- a CDS encoding PP2C family protein-serine/threonine phosphatase, whose protein sequence is MPVRAPVTPAANWRSLSLLLVEDDRADAVLVEDLIADAVADIRVVWAQSMAHAERELASARPDCVLLDLHLPDANGIDALDRIAKRDATVPIVVLTGLNDEYFGASAVAAGAQDYLVKGRVEPEMLRRALLYAIERKRAELIAADLHASQLRARENALLERGLLPSPLLLDSPGVEIVARYRPSREDALLCGDFYDVVQTADRIVHVLIGDVAGHGPHEAALGAALRIAFRALTLAGVRGVELMRQLERVLHSERSDTAVFATVLGLEIPPHDCPITAIRAGHPGMLLQGGQTVEWIEPPGGPALGLRADDWPLYELHLPVGYGLLLLTDGLFEGYSGEGNRRLGEDGLLALARSRAHLAGPAFVDALIDGAQELAQPRGGLTDDIAVLRVERTTA, encoded by the coding sequence GCCAACTGGCGGTCGCTGTCGCTGCTGCTCGTCGAAGACGACCGCGCCGACGCGGTGCTGGTGGAGGACCTGATCGCCGACGCGGTCGCCGACATCAGGGTGGTGTGGGCGCAGTCGATGGCGCACGCCGAGCGCGAGCTGGCGTCCGCACGTCCCGACTGCGTGCTGCTGGACCTGCACCTGCCCGACGCCAACGGGATCGACGCGCTCGACCGCATCGCCAAGCGCGACGCCACGGTGCCGATCGTGGTGCTCACCGGTCTGAACGACGAGTACTTCGGGGCGTCCGCCGTCGCGGCCGGCGCCCAGGACTACCTGGTCAAGGGGCGCGTCGAACCCGAGATGCTGCGGCGCGCGCTGCTGTATGCGATCGAGCGCAAACGCGCCGAGCTGATCGCCGCCGACCTGCACGCCAGCCAGCTGCGGGCCCGGGAGAACGCGCTGCTGGAACGCGGCCTGCTGCCGTCGCCGCTGCTGCTGGACTCCCCGGGCGTCGAGATCGTCGCGCGGTACCGGCCCAGCCGCGAGGACGCGCTGTTGTGCGGCGACTTCTACGACGTCGTCCAGACGGCCGACCGCATCGTCCACGTCCTGATCGGGGACGTGGCGGGCCACGGGCCGCACGAGGCGGCGCTGGGCGCGGCCCTGCGGATCGCGTTCCGCGCCCTCACGCTCGCGGGCGTCCGCGGCGTGGAGCTGATGCGGCAGCTCGAGCGCGTCCTGCACTCGGAACGCAGCGACACCGCGGTGTTCGCGACGGTGCTCGGCCTCGAGATCCCGCCGCACGATTGCCCGATCACCGCAATCCGCGCCGGCCACCCGGGGATGTTGCTGCAGGGCGGCCAAACCGTCGAGTGGATCGAGCCGCCGGGCGGCCCGGCCCTGGGCCTGCGCGCTGACGACTGGCCGCTGTACGAGCTGCACCTGCCGGTGGGCTACGGCCTGCTGCTGCTGACCGACGGGCTTTTCGAAGGGTATTCGGGGGAGGGCAACCGCCGCCTCGGCGAGGACGGCCTGCTGGCGCTGGCGCGGTCGCGCGCGCACCTGGCCGGACCGGCGTTCGTCGACGCCCTCATCGACGGAGCCCAGGAGCTCGCCCAGCCGCGCGGTGGGCTCACCGACGACATCGCCGTGCTGCGCGTCGAGCGGACCACCGCGTGA